A region of the Perca flavescens isolate YP-PL-M2 chromosome 15, PFLA_1.0, whole genome shotgun sequence genome:
ggagtaatgtctggctgtgtgagactagcatctaacgttagctactccgctgtgctgtggagtaatgtctggctgtgtgagactagcatctaacgttagctactccgctgtgctgtggagtaatgtctggcttttgattgatttattagacagtaacagaaataaatgcgtAACAAGATGCCAACACAGTGACATTGTACATTTATCAGAACTGTcgaggataacacaagaaagttacaaacttatttccattgtggttaCTTTCTTCTAATTTAATAACGCTACTCCATTAAATCttcttttgcttttatttttagcaATTATTTTGGAGCACCTATACCAACAATCacggtgagtttttttttttatttattgataaaaTCAATTATTATGGTCTACAGGCCTTGAGATTGGGTTCATTCAGCCGAATGTAGTCTTTTCACATGGAAAATACCTGTGTAAcaataaataggcctatttgaTTATTATAGTtaacattataatattataatttctgtatgcaaatattttatttactatttcTGCTTGGTTAAAGGTACATTCCATGATTTTGTCTCCAAATCCCCAAATGTGCTCCTTAACGTCAGCAGAATGCTCCAACACAATCTTAGGTTGTGTCTTCGCTCATTTGGACGGATCTGGATCTGAAATCCTTTAGCTCTGGCTGTACTGTATAATCAGGTGATGTGTGAGGGCGTGTCAAAAGGTTTGGTGCTAATGATGTTTGCCTTTGAAGAGTCTACACGCGGACTGGATGTGTCCGGCCTGGTGGCGGGGATCGTGGCTTTCGTGGTGACTGGTGTTATTGTCACTGTGCTGGGAGTCTACTGCTACAAATCCAAGAACAAAGGTGGACGCAGGCCAGCCCAGTAAGTCCACTCTGATGTCCACACTTAACACAGAAACACTTGGGGATGTGGAATAAATGCAGGCCTTCCATCCAGCAACACCACGTTAACACTGCTGGGCATGACATTTGGTATATTTGAGGGCTTCAGTGACGCAGTGAGTCCAGCCCAGTAGCAACCATAGATCTAAATTACTtttcgtcaccttcctaaaataattgcctaagtcattttttcaggtttttcagaaaacacaaaaaataacacggcctaagtcacatgcttgacataggcaattatactaaaggtgtagaatcacatcacctgttcaactgaggatgtaggAAATTTTACCAGAGGTGCCCATcaccatgaggagatgatttaggcaacaaaatcatttttgttaaaaaatgacttaggcaattattttaggaaggtgacgttGTATATCTATGGTATCAACACTGATCTGGATGATAGCAGTGGAATCATGCTTATGTCCTCTGAGAGACTCCAGCACCTGCATGTAGTGAACGTTTCTGCTTGTAACACCATCTATGAAAGCAGGGAATCAAACATatccccccctcccacccccgcgtgccctgtctgtctgagttctgagtgtgttgctgtgtgctgCTGCAGAGCTCCGGTGATGATGGCAGCAGACGGGGGTCCATCAGCCCCAGAGAGCGTGCCCCTGGCTGGGATCATCGCCCCAGCCCTACCCAGCTACAACGAGGCTCTGAACCGCTCCGGGCAGCACGACGCCCCCCCACCTCCTTATTCAGGGTGAGTGATGCGCCGCACAATGGATCCAGGCCAGTGTCTGCGGCCGGCCAAACATCCGCAAAAACAAGTATACAGGTGGACCTGGGGGGGGAAATAAACAAACGATTCTACATTATGTTAAAAATGCATTTCATAACCAGTCCTAACAAAGGAAGGAAGACCTTTCATGGGGAGACAGGTTGAAACgcaacaaaatacatttcaattgCAAAGAAGCACAGTCTGGACAATTCCACCATCATCTACacagcgtgcacacacacaccgtgtACAGTAAGCATCCGAAAACATCCAAACAACCTTCACGCAGCATCAGGAATGATGCTATaactcatttaaaaacaatcaatatatacatatatttgaaCCTATGAATATAGCAGAGGTATTGATAAGGGTGGGGGCCTAGGTAATTCAGGATAACAATGTAATGAGATGAAATATCACACTAGTTTACTATATAGAGAATTTTTCTGAACTTCTCTGTGAAAATTGTACTCGCTTTGCATTGCCCATCCAATATTTTTCTATTTGATCACAGTGTAGTGTTGAGATTAGACTCCctttgtgatgttttttcaGCTCGGTAGCTCACAGTACACTGAAGTCTCTTTGCTTTGAAACAAGCCCAGTGTTGGAGCTCCACGGAGCAGGCTGCTGGGTAACAAAAACACTCACAAAGACTTTTCCTCCCTTTGACCACAGGGGCGCGCCATCAGAAGCCACCGCTCCCGCAGACAACCAATGAGAGGCTTGCAGGGGCCATTTTATTCTGGTGATGGTTTGAGTGAACTTTTTGGAATACCGCATGTttttgatatactgtatttattagTGAAGTGATGACACAATCTCAGAATGGACACCCGCTGACCGTAGGGTTCCGCACATCGTCTGTCCACTACACACATGATGCTCTTGCGGTTCATTTCTCAGGTTGCTCTGTAGGCTACACACTCTGTTGTGTTTGTAAGACAATTTCATTTATAGAGAATATTTGGTGTTCAAGAAAACCATGTTTTATACAATAAATGACATAACTATTACACATGCCTCCAGTCTTTTAATGCATCCTAACTTGTCAAGCCAGTGGTGAAGTCGGCTGCATGTGTCATGATATGAGCTCATCATCCTTCACATGTTGCAAACTGTATCACAGCAGCAGGAATACAGCTGCACACTGCGCTGCTGTGCATTGCaaactgcgtgtgtgtgtgtgtgtgtgtgtgtgtgtgtgtgtgtgtgtgtgcgagcgagggagggaaggagagaggatgAACGCCAGCCCAGTCATTCCTCTTAAAAATGGCGTCTTGTGAACAAAAAGAGTGAAAGTAGCCGTGCCGTGCCGTGCCCGAGCAGCAGCTCCAATGTGAAACTGGCTTCAGCGAGCTCCGCTTCTTAAAAGCTGAGTGAAGAACGCGGAGCATCGGTCCTGCGGGCTCATCGGCCACACAGGAGACAATAGACAGGGGGGAGATATATGGGCAGGAGGAGTGGAGGGAGGAGActgtgcctgtgcctgtgcACCCCACCCCCCGCGCCCCCCCCCAATCGCTCCTTCTCCTCCATCCATTCCTCCCATTCTACAGACTCGTCAAGCGGAGAAATAAACAGAAGCGAGCACAGAGAGGGGAAGACattcctccctcccctccccctcactCTCTGTCCATCTTCACCCAGTCCTTTCTTCCATGGAGAGGAATTATACCGCCGCGGGCTTCGGAGATCTCGGGGCTGGGACGGGATGGAGTTACGATAGATCGGCCAAGGCAAGGTAAGCTTATTGGCTTTAGCCTGAGCCCGGGCACCGTGGGCTCTGTGGGCTCTGTGGGCTCTGTGGGCGCATCAGTGTGCTGAACAATGCTCTgctgcatgctgctgctgcacggCCAGCAGCCAGGCTCAGGTACAGACAGCGGAGTGTCATCTGGAGgcgggtggtgggggggggctgtCTCCAAAATGCATGGAATGCGATGGAAGGTTCATAGTGAAACTGAGACACAGGAGAGGGGAGAATCGGAGGGGGATGGGTCGCTGGAAGCCGATCGGtctcttatttaaaaaaaataaataaaaagatagaTCACATCTAGGTTCCAGCACTGCATTGTCTCCGCTGCAGCTTTGTCTACATTTGGACTGAAATGCATGACAGGAACAGCCGCAGCTTGACGCTAACGTAGCCTACAGTCAGCTGTTGGCTGCTGTAGCCCTGCGTCCCTGTCTCCCATACAATAGGAGAACTATACCATGTGCAAATGAAATCACgtttttcatcatttcatatGAAAACCTTCAATCAAATATGGTCAAACTAAAGCGTTTATGGTAACGGCTAGCTGCATGAATCTATTCATGAAATGTGTCAAATATGGCTGAAGCTACGAGGGAACTTTACGCTCCAACATCTAGGGTGACATTCTCCTTATTAGTAAACACCACTTTTACAATATGTCACGTGACTGACAAACGTGCCCGACTGTCACCGAATGTGACGCCTAGGAAACAccaggtaggctaacgttagctgtcaaaCCAGTCAGGCTACATGTGGAGTCGCGTTAGCCTTTATGTGACAGCATGCAGCTGCAGCCATAGACGTAGCTACAGTATATAGCTCCATATACACATGTCTATAATGTATGTCTATGGCTGCAGCCAGCTCCCTCGTCTATCTCCGTGTTACGTTACAGTAAAACGTTAGCAAGGCTAACCTTAGCTAGTTAGCCACAAAGACAAGGAAACGCTGTCTTatatgttacaaactccaacctCGTCGCCGTGTGgtgtatttataataataataataataataataagtgacGGATGAAGTGGGCTTCCTGACACGTCAGTGTTGGTAACTTGTGTGTTGGAATGAAGCGCTGAACAGAGCAATGCTAAAGTtacgtagctagctagctagctcctcTTTAGCTTCGCTCCCTCCACGTTAGCGGTCGCCTTGACAACCACATCAGTCTTCCGTCAGACCAATAGGGTTCCAGCTGTTCCAGCctactttctttctgtctctcggTCAGTGACGTTCCAAGTCATGCCCATGTCGGCTGTGAGCTATGGAAAGCCCTTTTAATATGTCATAACTAGACTGGATATTTActgcagaaaagaaaaacacaattgtGTCTGTCGTTAATTTCTTAATATACATTGTAATGACTAATCAAACAACAAACCAAAAAGCTATTCTGCATCTACAAAGTATGAGTTCAGGCAGCTGAGTTTGATTTGCACTCTAATAATTTTTTTGAGGgggggggctttttcccttttattatagtaacagtggatagacatgaaaggggggagagagagatgggggatgaccaagggggtaagcttcgcttcagaactcaaactttctatggcgccattttgatgctacaaagcgatcacctcccgttagcattccattgactcccattcattttggcaccaagctaattaagcctatcagctccacacaactctctctgtgtatctcgGTACCAGTGCAGTGCCCAGTGGTGTAGTATACGTGACACGCagcccactaagaaagctccaggatttccataaacccacttaaaaatgcgcaATAACACGTAACAACATATTGTAGTTATGTGACAGAACTttcactttgtttgttttttttgcaaatacagGGTTGAGTAATGTGACAGCAAACTAAACTAATTATTGTGTcgttttttccattacatggtacctgctcgactcgcctcgacgcACTGTGCGTCCGTCTTCcgttgcagattttagtaccgcctcagcgtggctggtcgtaaTAGCGGCGCCGCAGTAAACTGCCGTGagctaacgcgacacacacacacacgcacacacacacacagaacgacgaaggtgtgttgttgttgccacagccagaagacacattttgttcgGGACACCCCCCCCCTCTGTCGCTTctacgtcaccttttggtatcgcctcagctcgcttggaacctcgacggaggtggtactaaaaaaaagtacctgttagaaggtaccaggtactttttttcgtaatggaaaaaacaaaaaaggcgagtagagtcaaAGCGAGTCGaacaggtaccatgtaatggaaaagcgccgtAATGCTGgagaacatgcagagagacttTCCTCGTCTTTCATCACCGGTTAAAAACATCTCGTAGTCGCGGTAAATAGCAGTCCATTTCCGTTGGTACAGTTGCTTTCATACCTGATGCGAACCGTACGGGAGTAGGCCTACACATGAACTGTACTGAGACCACCTTTTCAAATGGACTTTTGGTTCAAGTGTAGGCCTACTCGGGTCATGGCCCAGCCCCAGATCCCTGCTGTCAATGCCCCCTTGCTGCCttatatattccattatattttgaattgtcacctGTATTTTCTTTcacataaataaaagtatttccaCCATAACTTGGTGCATCAAAATGTATCAGAATCCAGGAAGTGAAGGGTTTGATGCTCAGAATTtcctgggggaggacccccagatctcttactgttttttttaatatgattTTTCGATATCTCAGTCTCAAGACACAGATTattacagtatacccactacaataaaCTAGACTACACTGACAGTGTCCGTTCATATCGTGCCTGTTCAGAAAGGGCGGACTGCTTGGCCTCCCGTATCGCTGCATTCTCCACTCCAGAACCAAATTGTACCCGGAATCCCTTACAGAAGGACTCCAAATCACGTAATATGCAAACCTGGCTTACTGTGTACTTgtacttcagaggaaaacattgtagttctacatttacctgacagagaacgttgcagatgTTTGATATCCAGTGGAGCCCAggcaaaaatgccttttttttattgagtttcctcttaaCGAAATGCTCTGAGTGAATATAACTTGGCCTTATATTGTGGAGAGTAGACACGGAAGAGCCAGTGTTATGGCAGGGCTCAAAATGTTTTCCTCAGCCGTAATTGTTCAGCCGTTTTAActttattcacagtttattaatatccaatatccaacactgtccaaactgctccaaattccaaACCACAAGTTCATAGGGTATACCAGGAAACCATGTGTGAAGTAGATTGGATGAACGCTTCATGAGATAtttgaaagacagacacacacacgcacacatacagacattcCCCGATTTATAGTTAGATGGCtaaatgtttacaaaatggtttAGTCCGGCGGACAGCAGCTCTGGTTGTGCGCTGGCTGGGTTTGAGTTGCTGCAGCCGCGACTAAAGGTCCCCAGCTTGTGTGGACTCTATGTGCTGGGAGCCGGCCATCGCTTGTTCGACGTAAGCGAACTCCATTTCTACGCTAACGTTAGATAGTGTTGCACCTACAGTATACTGTGGCATCCAATCACAAGGAAGTGACTCATGACTGTTATTGTCTTAGGTGCAGTTTTTCCTTCCAGGAGATGAGGCTTTATAGAGTCTATACCTTGCTATACATGCTAGCTGCTTCCTCCAGTGTTTTTGGAGGCGGGGCTATAAGATCATGCCCAGCTCTGCTCTATATGATAATGACCAGGCCTTTCGcggtagagctgggcgatatggagaaaatcaaatatcacaacatttttgaccaaatacctcgatattgtggcgatattgtagggttggcaattggtgctttcacaaaatatgcacacaatgagGTTTTTGAGAAATAATCATCAGtttatgttgatataataactacgtgggtaaaggcaaataccagaacagctagaacagtctggtgtgttcagaaaaggacatcactttactgtaatgcagcctttaaatccaggaaaagacaaaactTCGTCGTATCaggatattacaatatccaaaatctaagacgatatctagcctcatatatcgatataatatcgatatattgccccgCCCTATTTTGCGGTCAAACAATAGCCCAGCTATTTTCTGCCGACCTCGTGGGGTTGTATATAGAATGAACTTGGTGGCCCTCAAGGAGCATTTGATGTGGACTTGGTCCCCTGGAAGGACCGGAGGTAGATACCGTAGATAGAAAGAAGAAACTTTATTTAAGTATCCAGcagctcacacataaacacacatttccatacacaacacagttccctgtaataaataaatacaatgcaaATGCATACACAGGAGAGTTAAAAACAGGATAAGAGCAGCGTAATTACAACTATTGCACACATAGTTCTTCATAGGTCTTCTGTAGTATCAGAAGTTCCTTTTCTTGAGTACACTACTCTTCCCAAAGGGTCGGGTTCCTCCTCCGGCTCTTTCTCCTTCTGCTGTGAATAGATAACTAGATCCAGTGCACAGCCCATGACCGGATCTGTCCGCCCCGGTGATCGCACCAAATCCTGCACACCAGACCAGCAAGCTGCCGCGTTCTATGCAACGAGGCAACGGTTTGTGGCAGAAAAACATGATGACAAGATGTTGTGAAAGAAGTAGAGAGTGAGCGCAGCACGACAGCAGACttttgcgtgcacacacacacacacacacacacacacacacacacacacacacacacacacacatacacatacacatacacatacacacacacaaccctcaccctaaccataacctaattctagtataataataataataataataataataattcaagtATACTgaactcccggtttttggatcCCACAAATATTgttaaacaagcccacacaaacacacacacacacacacacacacaccattccaCAATCAGTCCACATTAGGCAATACTTGACAATTCTGATTTGATTATTTAAATTCTCAGTCAGGGACACCCCTTGAATATAACATAGAGTATAATATTGTATGGTGTCAGATCTGAGGTTGTTAGTGTTAGAGTTCAAAAGTGCATGGTTAATACAGCGTGGTCATGATTATTATGTCCCCGATATTTCCTTCAATGTCTCATTATTGCACGACGATGTCCCCGGCTCGGCCCTCTCCTGTTGCAGAGTGCCCCTCTCGATGGCGCTGATAAGCGCTAGCTCCATTGCAAATACTTTTTATTCCAACAGTTTATTCACCTCTAAAGGCTACGATTTCCTGTTTCT
Encoded here:
- the prrg2 gene encoding transmembrane gamma-carboxyglutamic acid protein 2 codes for the protein MLSLLQLTHCSVLHRQAPGEPVLVDEQSASSFLSRSLLYNHLDFELVVPGNLERECMEEVCNYEEAREVFEDNDKTQLFWSTYTNNHESTRGLDVSGLVAGIVAFVVTGVIVTVLGVYCYKSKNKGGRRPAQAPVMMAADGGPSAPESVPLAGIIAPALPSYNEALNRSGQHDAPPPPYSGGAPSEATAPADNQ